One window of the Devosia sp. 2618 genome contains the following:
- a CDS encoding putative peptidoglycan glycosyltransferase FtsW — translation MFSRAEKTPLAEWWWSIDRELLGALILLMTCGMVLSFAASPPVAERIGLSPWFFIIRHAMFCIVALPVLVITSLLNHRQARLVALVTLVVSIALLWATLRFGTEVKGARRWISFAGQSVQPSEFVKPAFAVLGAWLFSESMIHRNVPGKILATLIMVGVVGGLLLQPDIGQTALIVATWAVLLFLSGISWFIIFGMAGAAGALLFGAYMFFPHVSRRIDTFLNPDGGGNTYQIDRALQSLMEGGWFGRGPGESMAKKLIPDAHADYVFSAAAGEFGILFCLVLVALIAFIVIRAMMGAQRQTSLFSRLAASTLAIQFAMQSGINLAVNLNLIPPKGMTLPFVSYGGTSMIAIAFGMGLMLAFTRTKPEERMATGIPSYKSAIAPLVPAE, via the coding sequence ATGTTTTCCCGTGCCGAAAAGACGCCTTTGGCGGAGTGGTGGTGGTCGATTGACCGGGAACTGCTTGGCGCGCTGATCCTGTTGATGACATGCGGCATGGTGCTGAGCTTTGCTGCCAGCCCGCCGGTAGCCGAGCGTATCGGGCTGTCGCCGTGGTTCTTCATCATTCGCCACGCGATGTTCTGCATCGTGGCACTGCCGGTTCTGGTCATCACCTCGCTGCTCAATCACCGCCAGGCGCGGCTTGTCGCGCTGGTGACGCTCGTGGTCAGCATCGCGCTGCTATGGGCGACGCTGCGTTTTGGTACCGAGGTGAAGGGTGCGCGGCGCTGGATTTCTTTTGCCGGTCAGTCGGTGCAGCCATCGGAGTTCGTCAAGCCGGCCTTTGCTGTGCTGGGCGCCTGGCTGTTCTCTGAATCCATGATCCATCGCAATGTGCCGGGCAAAATCCTGGCTACGCTGATCATGGTTGGCGTCGTGGGCGGATTGCTGCTGCAGCCAGATATCGGGCAGACGGCGCTGATCGTTGCCACTTGGGCGGTGCTGCTGTTCCTGTCCGGTATTTCCTGGTTTATTATTTTCGGTATGGCCGGGGCGGCGGGTGCGCTGCTGTTTGGCGCCTATATGTTCTTCCCGCACGTGTCGCGTCGTATCGATACATTCCTCAACCCCGATGGCGGCGGCAACACCTACCAAATCGACCGCGCCCTGCAGTCGCTGATGGAAGGCGGCTGGTTTGGTCGCGGACCGGGCGAGTCGATGGCCAAAAAGCTCATCCCCGACGCCCATGCCGACTATGTGTTTTCCGCCGCTGCCGGTGAGTTCGGCATCCTGTTCTGCCTCGTGCTCGTTGCGCTGATCGCTTTCATCGTGATCCGGGCCATGATGGGGGCGCAGCGCCAGACCAGCCTGTTCTCGCGTCTTGCCGCATCGACTTTGGCCATTCAGTTTGCCATGCAGTCGGGCATCAACCTCGCCGTGAACCTCAACCTGATCCCGCCCAAGGGCATGACTCTGCCATTCGTTTCCTATGGTGGCACGTCGATGATCGCCATCGCGTTCGGCATGGGGCTGATGCTGGCCTTTACCCGGACCAAGCCCGAAGAGCGCATGGCGACCGGTATCCCAAGCTACAAGAGCGCTATTGCGCCACTGGTGCCTGCTGAATGA
- the mraY gene encoding phospho-N-acetylmuramoyl-pentapeptide-transferase yields the protein MLYFLGQLGDSLSAFNVFRYITFRTAGAVITALFFVFLFGPGMIAMLRLKQGKGQPIREDGPAGHLLTKKGTPTMGGLMILSGAVFSTLLWANLSNGYVWVVLFVTIGFGAIGFYDDYLKVKRMSHKGFGSKQRLLLEALIGGIAAFAISQLASGAYGTSMLFPFVKDLAWNLGYFYILFGGFVVVAAGNSVNLTDGLDGLAIVPVMVAAACFALIAYLVGSVNFSDYLLLNYVPGTAELSVVCGALIGAGLGFLWFNAPPAQIFMGDTGSLALGGALGTIAVATKHEIVLAIIGGLFVLETVSVIVQVASFKLTGKRVFRMAPIHHHFEHLGWTESQVVIRFWIISFVLALIGLSSLKLR from the coding sequence ATGTTGTATTTTCTTGGCCAGCTGGGTGACTCTCTCTCGGCCTTCAACGTCTTCCGTTACATCACCTTTCGCACGGCCGGCGCTGTCATAACGGCGCTGTTTTTCGTGTTCCTGTTCGGGCCGGGCATGATCGCCATGCTGCGCCTCAAGCAGGGCAAAGGTCAGCCGATCCGTGAAGATGGTCCGGCGGGGCACCTTTTGACCAAGAAGGGTACGCCCACCATGGGCGGGCTGATGATCCTGTCGGGCGCGGTATTTTCGACGCTGCTGTGGGCAAATCTCAGCAATGGCTATGTCTGGGTGGTTCTGTTTGTCACCATCGGCTTCGGCGCCATCGGCTTTTACGATGACTATCTCAAGGTCAAGCGGATGAGCCACAAGGGTTTTGGCAGCAAGCAGCGGCTGTTGCTCGAAGCGCTGATCGGCGGCATTGCGGCCTTTGCCATTTCCCAGCTTGCGTCGGGTGCCTATGGCACGTCGATGCTGTTCCCCTTCGTCAAGGATCTGGCCTGGAATTTGGGTTATTTCTACATCCTGTTCGGCGGCTTCGTCGTGGTGGCAGCGGGCAATTCGGTGAACCTCACCGACGGCCTCGATGGTCTTGCCATCGTGCCGGTGATGGTTGCGGCAGCGTGTTTCGCGCTGATCGCCTATCTCGTTGGTAGCGTCAATTTCTCCGACTATCTGCTGCTGAACTATGTGCCCGGCACGGCTGAACTATCCGTCGTCTGCGGCGCGCTGATTGGCGCAGGTCTGGGCTTTTTGTGGTTCAATGCGCCACCGGCTCAGATTTTCATGGGCGATACCGGTTCGCTCGCTCTGGGCGGCGCATTGGGCACGATCGCTGTCGCGACCAAGCACGAGATCGTGCTGGCGATCATCGGTGGTCTGTTCGTGCTGGAGACGGTTTCGGTGATCGTGCAGGTTGCCTCGTTCAAATTGACGGGCAAGCGCGTGTTCCGCATGGCGCCGATCCACCATCACTTCGAACACCTCGGCTGGACTGAAAGCCAGGTGGTGATCCGGTTCTGGATTATCTCGTTTGTGCTGGCACTGATTGGGCTGAGCAGTCTGAAGCTGCGGTAA